The window TTGATTAATCTGCTCAGTCAATGGATGTCCTTTAGTTAACATATCCATATTAACCAACCCTATATCAGATTGAGCTGAGTCTTTAGGTCTCTCGCCCTTTACAATCTGACCAGCTAAAATAGCTGAGAATACTACAATTATCAAAAAAGTTATTCCAACATTTTTCATGTTATGCCGAGACACCTAAAACACCTACTTTCTAAATATTTTGATAAATAATACACTAACTACTAATTAATATTAATTAGTAGACAAGAAACTATAATTTAATTATAGTTTCTTGTCTACTTTGTTATTCTTCTGTATTATTCTCTTCATCATTCTCAGTAGTTGTTAATCTTGATAAAACCTCATCAGTTAAGTCATACCCACCATAAATAACTACTGGTTTATCAACAACTACAGTAATACCCTTCTCTTTTGCTATCTCTATAACCTTACTATTGATATCTTCCATTACTTTAGCTACTAATTCTCTTTCTAAAGTATTGAGTTGTTGCTGATATTTCTGTAATAACTCTTGTCTCTCTTCTTTAGTCATATTTTTAGCTTCTTCTTC of the Orenia metallireducens genome contains:
- a CDS encoding OmpH family outer membrane protein; this translates as MKKNLVFGLLIFAVLGALIMINNPVGAQNDKITEIGYVDMQKIFANHPDKVASEEKLNQEAKRLQKQLEEEAKNMTKEERQELLQKYQQQLNTLERELVAKVMEDINSKVIEIAKEKGITVVVDKPVVIYGGYDLTDEVLSRLTTTENDEENNTEE